The sequence below is a genomic window from Streptomyces sp. NBC_00289.
TGCCGGGCGCCACGGCCACCCACAGCTTCGCGTGGTCGTACGGCGATGTGGCGCTGAAGGGTGCGAAGGGCGAGCCGGACGCGTCGGTGAGCGCCTTTCAGCAGGCCGGCGACTGAGTAGCTGGAGGGCCCGGCTCGGCTGAGGATCGGCCCGGCCGGGCTCGGCGTCGCTCGGTTCAGTGGAGCGGTCGGCGGGACCTGACCTGTGCCCGGTCGGCCGCTTCGGCGCCTTCCGTCCAGCCGGCCTCGTCGCTGACACCGCGCAGGCGGGTCGTGGTCGTCTGCGGGAAGAGGTGGTCCAGGCGGTCGTTGACGGCTATGTCGCGAGTGGCGAGGACCGGCAGCAGGTCCTGGGCCACCTGGGTCTCGGCGGCCGCGGCGAGCCGGGTGCCGACGCGGTGGGCGTAGGCCGCGAGGAAGGACTGCCGGAAGGACTTGGTCCGCTTCCGGCCGCCCGCGCGCTGGGCGGCCTCCGCCTTCGTCATCGCGGTCTGCGCCTGCACGAGCAGCGAGGTGTAGAGGAGTTCGACCGCCTCCAGGTCGGCTTCGAAACCGACGACGGTGGAGAAACCGAGGGCCTCGTTCCACACCGCGCGGCAGTGGTTCGCGGTGGCGACGGCGTCCAGCAGAATCGCCTTGGCCTGCTCGTACGGCGCCTCGACCCCGACGCGGCAGGCGCTGGGCGCGTCCCCGGCAGGCGCCTGGGCGGCGAGCAGCGCCTCGTCGACACTGTGCCGGGCCATCAGCTCCTGTGCCTTCGCGCTGAGCGCCTCCGCCTCCTCCGGGTAGCCCGTGGCCTCCGCCTTGGCGAGCAGGGCGCGGATGCGGGAGAGCATGCGCGACTCGGGCCGCCGCTCCCGCCGCGGCCCGGCCGACGGCTCCAGCGGCTCGAGTGGCTCCAGCGCCGGCAGGCTCAGCAGCAGGCGGTACAGCTCCAGCACGGTGGTGGCGTGCGTGAAGCGGTCGGGGTGTTGGGGGCGCCGGGTGCCTTGCGCTGTCGCGGAACCGGACTCCTCCGACTGCGCGAGGCGGGCGATGTGGGCGAGCTGCGCGGCCCAACGGGGGCCGCGGGGGTGGTTCGGCGGGTCGGTCGGCCGCCCGTGGTGAGGGCGAGTGTGCGCGCGGGCGTGCGGGTGGTCGTGCGAAGACTCGGTCGTGATCAGCGCCGCGACCAGGCGTACGTGTACTTCGTCCAGTTCTCGTCGGACGAACCGCACGAGGTCGGCGGGCTGCCAGCCGCGCCGCCAGGCCGTCGCCACGAACTCCTCGCCCCGTCGGCCGAGTTCGGCGTCCGCACCGGGGTCGGCGGCGAGCAGCGAGGCGCCCGTGTCGAGGGCGGTGTCGGTGTCGGCGTAGAGCGCGGCCCGGAAGGCGCGTTCGACGGTGCTGGTCGTACTCACCCGGCGATCGTCTCACCGTCGTTCCCCGCTTCCGAAAGGCGGCCGCCGAGCATGTCAACCCAGGGTTGACAGTCCTACCCTGTCAACCTACGGTTGACACATGACGACGAAGCCGACCATCACGTCCTCCGTACGCCTCGACGACCTCATCGCGGCCATCAAGAACGTTCACCCGCACGCCCTCGACCAGCTCGAGGACGCGGTGATCGCTGCGGAACACCTCGGAGACGTGGCCGACCACCTGATCGGTCACTTCGTGGACCAGGCCCGCCGCTCGGGCGCGTCCTGGACCGACATCGGGAAGAGCATGGGAGTCACCCGGCAGGCCGCGCAGAAGCGGTTCGTGCCGAAGGAGTCGACCGACCTCGACCCCAACCAGGGCTTCGGCCGGTACACCCCGCGCGCCCGCAACGTGGTGATGGCCGCCCACAACGAGGCCATCGCCGCCCGCAACGCCGAGGGCCGCCCCGAGCACCTGGTGCTCGGTCTGCTGGCCGAACCGGAAGGGCTGGCCGCGAAGGCCATCACCGGGCAGGGCATCCTCCTCGACTCCGTACGTCAGGCCGCCTCCGCGGCACTGCCGCCCGCGGCGGAGGAGGTCCCGGAACTCGTCCCCTACGGCTCCGACGCGAAGAAGGTTCTGGAGCTCACCTTCCGTGAGGCCCTCCGCCTGGGCCACAACTACGTCGGCACCGAACACATCCTGCTGGCCCTGCTGGAGTTCGAGCACGGCGAGGGAGTCCTGTCGGACCTCGGCCTCACCAAGCCGACGGCGGAACACCACATCGCCGAGGCACTCGCCGCGTTCGCCCAGGAGCGCGGGGCCAGGACTGAGCCGGACAACTGAGCCGGACAACTGAGCCGGACACCCGGTCCGCGCCCCGCCCGGGCTCGCGCCCAGGCCTCCGTCCGGTCCCGCGTCCACCCCCGCTGAACAGGGTCGAGGGCGTTGTCAGAGGCTGGTGGCACACTCGCAGCATGGTCGACCGATGGGTGCTCGCCCCGGCCGAGGACGGCGGTGTGGAGATCGCCCCCCTCGGTCCGGAAGGGCTGCCCGCCGGGCCCGTCCTGCGGGAGGCGGACCTCGCCGCGGCCGTACGCGGGCGGCCGGAGGTCACACGCTGGGTGTGGCGCTCGACGCCCGAGGTCTACCCGCGCCTGCTCGCCGCGGGGGTGCGAGTGGAGCGGTGCTACGACATCGAGGACGCGGAGACGCTTCTGCTCGGTCACGAGGGCCGGTCCGGCGAACCCCGCTCGGCCGCCGCCGCCCTGGCCCGGCTGCGCGGCGGTCCCGTACCGCCCGATCCGCCGCAGCGGGCCGCCGAGCCCGGCTCGCAGTCCTCGCTCTTCGAGCCGCAGACGGTGCCCCTGCCGCTGACCGACCTCGCCGAGGTGTACGCCGACCAGCAGCACAGGCACGACCGGGCAGCCCACCCGGAGCGCATGCGGCTCCTGACGGCCGCCGAGTCGGCGGGGATGCTGGTCGCCGCCGAGATGAACCGGTCCGGACTGCCGTGGAGCGCCGACGTGCACCGTCAGCTGCTGCACGACATGCTCGGCGAGCGGTACACGGGCGGTGGCGAGCCCCGTCGCCTGGCCGAGCTCGCCGACGAGGTGTCCGCCGCCTTCGGCCGCCGGGTCAGGCCCGATCTGCCCGCCGACGTCATCAGGGCGTTCGCGCAGGCGGGGATCAGGATCAGATCGACGCGGCGCTGGGAGATCGAGTCCCTCGACCACCCCGCGGTGCAGCCTCTGGTCGAGTACAAGAAGCTGTACCGCATCTGGGTCGCCCACGGCTGGTCCTGGCTTCAGGACTGGGTGCGCGACGGCCGGTTCCGGCCCGAGTTCCTCGCCGGTGGCACGGTCACCGGCCGCTGGGTCACCAACGGCGGGGGCGCCCTCCAGATCCCCAAGGTGATCCGGCGGGCCGTCGTCGCCGACCCCGGCTGGCGGCTCGTGGTCGCCGACGCCGACCAGATGGAGCCGCGGGTACTCGCCGCCATCTCCCGCGACCCCGGCCTGATGGAGGTGGCCGGCCGGTCGAGCGACCTCTACCAGTCCGTCTCCGACCGCGCCTTCTCCGGCGACCGCGCCCAGGCCAAGCTCGCCGTGCTC
It includes:
- a CDS encoding DUF2786 domain-containing protein, with protein sequence MSTTSTVERAFRAALYADTDTALDTGASLLAADPGADAELGRRGEEFVATAWRRGWQPADLVRFVRRELDEVHVRLVAALITTESSHDHPHARAHTRPHHGRPTDPPNHPRGPRWAAQLAHIARLAQSEESGSATAQGTRRPQHPDRFTHATTVLELYRLLLSLPALEPLEPLEPSAGPRRERRPESRMLSRIRALLAKAEATGYPEEAEALSAKAQELMARHSVDEALLAAQAPAGDAPSACRVGVEAPYEQAKAILLDAVATANHCRAVWNEALGFSTVVGFEADLEAVELLYTSLLVQAQTAMTKAEAAQRAGGRKRTKSFRQSFLAAYAHRVGTRLAAAAETQVAQDLLPVLATRDIAVNDRLDHLFPQTTTTRLRGVSDEAGWTEGAEAADRAQVRSRRPLH
- a CDS encoding Clp protease N-terminal domain-containing protein, producing the protein MTTKPTITSSVRLDDLIAAIKNVHPHALDQLEDAVIAAEHLGDVADHLIGHFVDQARRSGASWTDIGKSMGVTRQAAQKRFVPKESTDLDPNQGFGRYTPRARNVVMAAHNEAIAARNAEGRPEHLVLGLLAEPEGLAAKAITGQGILLDSVRQAASAALPPAAEEVPELVPYGSDAKKVLELTFREALRLGHNYVGTEHILLALLEFEHGEGVLSDLGLTKPTAEHHIAEALAAFAQERGARTEPDN
- a CDS encoding bifunctional 3'-5' exonuclease/DNA polymerase, which encodes MVDRWVLAPAEDGGVEIAPLGPEGLPAGPVLREADLAAAVRGRPEVTRWVWRSTPEVYPRLLAAGVRVERCYDIEDAETLLLGHEGRSGEPRSAAAALARLRGGPVPPDPPQRAAEPGSQSSLFEPQTVPLPLTDLAEVYADQQHRHDRAAHPERMRLLTAAESAGMLVAAEMNRSGLPWSADVHRQLLHDMLGERYTGGGEPRRLAELADEVSAAFGRRVRPDLPADVIRAFAQAGIRIRSTRRWEIESLDHPAVQPLVEYKKLYRIWVAHGWSWLQDWVRDGRFRPEFLAGGTVTGRWVTNGGGALQIPKVIRRAVVADPGWRLVVADADQMEPRVLAAISRDPGLMEVAGRSSDLYQSVSDRAFSGDRAQAKLAVLGAVYGQTSGDGLKNLAALRRRFPKAVAYVDDAARAGEEGRLVRTWLGRTCPPAAGAGDAAEEAGIPDSEDETEAGGKAGTWAGSGPEGQPGGQDWTPGYASSNARARGRFARNFVVQGSAADWALLLLAALRQSCAAMAAELVFFQHDEVIVHCPEEEAEAVVAAIREAADLAGRLTFGETPVRFPFTTAVVECYADAK